GGCATTCGTAGGTTCAAATCCTGCCCTCCCAGCCAATATGGTTTACTAGCTCAGTTGGTAGAGCACATGACTTTTAATCATGGTGTCCGGGGTTCGATTCCCCGGTAAGCCACCAAACTTTATAAGGCTCCTTGGTCAAGAGGTTAAGACACCACCCTTTCACGGTAGTAACAGGGGTTCAATTCCCCTAGGAGTCACCATAAAAAAAAGTCCTTGCTAATGCAAGGACTTTTTTGTTGATAATTTTTTGATTTATGAAATAATGAGCAATGTATCCACATAAAATACTATTATCACTGTGGATATGTTGATAACTTTTATAAATTGGTGTATATTTATAAAAATGGAGTTGAAAATATGTTTATAAATAAAAGAGTTTTTATTGCAGAATTTATAACAAGACCAAATAGATTTCAGGCTTATGTAAATTTAAATGGTGAAGAGTTAATGGTTCACGTTCCAAATACAGGAAGATGCAGGGAAATATTAATTCCTGGATCTAAGGTTTTATTAAGAGAAGAGCTTAATCCTACTAGAAAAACACTATATGATTTAATTGCAGGATATAAAGGTAATAAAATCATCAATATAGATTCACAAATTCCTAATAGTGTTGTTGATGAAGCTTTGAAGAATAAAAAGATACAAAATCTTGTTAAATATAATATTATACACAGGGAAAAAACTTTTGGAAATAGTAGATTTGATTTTAAGATATCTAATGATATGGGCGACACGTATTATCTTGAAGTAAAGGGCGTAACATTAGAAGTAGATGGTAAAAGTATGTTTCCAGATGCACCTACAGAGAGGGGAACAAAACACTTATTAGAGCTTATTGAGGCTAAAAAAATGGGGTTTGGAGCTGGAGTACTATTTCTTATTCAAATGAATAATATAAAAAATTTTTCTCCGAATGACGATATGGATGCAGCCTTTGGGAATGCCCTAAGATTAGCTTGCAAAAGTGGCGTTGATATTTATGCTTATGAATGTGAAGTTGGTGAAAATTTTATAACTTTAAGTCAGTCAGTTCAGGTTATTTTATAATTAATTTTATGGGACTTATTAATAATGACTTTGAAATAAATGGTTGTGTAGTTAAATAGATGTTAAGGAGGAAAAGTTTTGAAATTTATATATTGCCCGATTTGTGGAAGAGAATTAATTGAAAAATACAGCTGGGATGAAGGTGGGGTTCCATATTGCCCTGTGGATGATATTATGTATTTTGACACACCCAAACCATGTGTAGTAGTTGCAGTTATGAAGGGTAAAGAAATTTTGCTTCTTAAACAAAGTTATATTTTTAAAAATTCAAAGGTATTAGTGTCGGGATATGTAACCAACGGAGAATCTGTTGAAGAAACTGTATACAGGGAAGTCAAAGAGGAAACAGGAATAACTGTTGGAGATATAAAATATTTGGGAAGTGATTATTTAGTATCTAAAGAAATTGTAATGCTAACTTTTAGTGCTGCGTATATTGAGGGTGAAATAAATAAGTCTTCTGAAGTTGAATGGGTTGATTGGGGTAATATAGATGATGCTCTATGTGAAATGAGTGAAGATGAAATAGGAAAAAGAATTGTTAGGAAATTGCTAAAGGAAATTGAGTGTGAGGGAGAAAAAGCATTAAAATAATTACCAGTATAAATAAAACAATATAGTATTATAGGTAGAATTAAACAACCATTGTAAGTATAATTGCACTTATGATATTAAAAAAAATATTGTTAAAATCGTAAAGGTCAGGATAAATAATATATAGCACTAATATTAAATAACTAGAAAAAGGGAGAGGGACAAAAATGGAAAAAAACAATGAGAATAAAAATTTGAACAAAAAAGTACCTCAAATAACAGGAACTTTGAGAAGTCATATGATAGAGCTACCGGTTGCAATAAGGGATGCAAGTGGTATTGTAATATTTGGAAAAAGATTAAAGTCTTTCGTGTTTACTACGGATGTAGCAGTTATAAGAAATACAAACGCTGATGCAATTATTGCCGTATATCCATTTACACCTCAGCCCATTATAACGGAAGCATTAGTACTCGCTGCAGATGTACCAGTATTTTGTGGTGTTGGGGGAGGAATTACTACAGGTAAAAGAGTAACAAATTTAGCGCTAGATGCTGAATTTAAAGGTGCTATGGGAGTAGTAGTTAATAGTCCAATTCACAATGATGTTATAAAACAAATAAGAGAAACTATAGATATTCCAATAATAGTTACTATTATATCCGAATTTGAAGATATAGAAGCAAGAATAAATGCAGGAGCAACTATACTTAACGTTTCAGGAGCGAGAAAGACGGCTTATATAGTTAGCAAAATAAGAGAAAAACATCCTGATTTTCCTATAATCGCTACTGGTGGCCCAAATGATGAGAGTATAAGGGAAACTATAAGAGCAGGAGCTAATGGGATTACATATACACCACCAATAGTAGCTGATATTTTAAATGAAATAATGATTAAGTACAGAAAGAATTATGAGATAAAGAACGAAGACGAATAATACATTAAAATAAACTAATTATAAATAAAATTGAAATAAAGTGGTAGGTGATAAAATGGCTGTAGGTGGAGATAATTGTGATAAATGCCCTGAAGCACTAGCAAAAGAATGTGATGGAGAAGCTTCCGACTGCATTTGTAAAAGGTGTCCAAGAAATTTAGGTCAGTGTTTAACTACAAAATACTGTAGAGAAACTGAATCTATAATTAATATATAATTTAAAATAACATGTAGAAGCTACTAGAACATTTTATGTTTTAGTAGCTTCTTTAAATTTTAACCTAATAAGAATTAAAAACCTAAAAAATAGGAAGACTAAAATATAACATATAAAACTATTAATGTTTGGAGGATTTTATGGTTTCAAGTGATTTAAAAATGAGAGTAGCTGAGAATTGTCATGGATATAGGCCTATATATTACATGGGACTCATGAATAGCATCACTTATGGGTCTAGAAGTTGCAGTAGTTGTGTTAATTATGTTAGAGAAAAATGTATAGAGGAATTATTTGATGAAATTAGGGAAACAATAATGTCAAATTGACTGATTTTAAATTAGGTACATGAAAAGAAATAGATTAGTATAATAAATTATTATTTATTTCAGTGTGCCTTAAAAGGAGGAATAATATTATGCCAAATATAGAACAGATGTCCCATGTAGCAAATAGTTGTCATGGATATGACTCAGTAGGTACAGGATTTCAATCTTCAATAGGTACACCATTTAGTAAAAGCTGTGAAAATTGCCATCATTTTAAAAATGATAAATGTGAGATTAATTTATTTGACAGGGTTTTAGCAGGTCTCGATCAAGGTTAATGTAGATAATAAGTCACTAATACTCTAGCAGTAATT
This DNA window, taken from Clostridium estertheticum, encodes the following:
- a CDS encoding hydrolase, yielding MEKNNENKNLNKKVPQITGTLRSHMIELPVAIRDASGIVIFGKRLKSFVFTTDVAVIRNTNADAIIAVYPFTPQPIITEALVLAADVPVFCGVGGGITTGKRVTNLALDAEFKGAMGVVVNSPIHNDVIKQIRETIDIPIIVTIISEFEDIEARINAGATILNVSGARKTAYIVSKIREKHPDFPIIATGGPNDESIRETIRAGANGITYTPPIVADILNEIMIKYRKNYEIKNEDE
- the sfsA gene encoding DNA/RNA nuclease SfsA produces the protein MFINKRVFIAEFITRPNRFQAYVNLNGEELMVHVPNTGRCREILIPGSKVLLREELNPTRKTLYDLIAGYKGNKIINIDSQIPNSVVDEALKNKKIQNLVKYNIIHREKTFGNSRFDFKISNDMGDTYYLEVKGVTLEVDGKSMFPDAPTERGTKHLLELIEAKKMGFGAGVLFLIQMNNIKNFSPNDDMDAAFGNALRLACKSGVDIYAYECEVGENFITLSQSVQVIL
- a CDS encoding NUDIX domain-containing protein, which produces MKFIYCPICGRELIEKYSWDEGGVPYCPVDDIMYFDTPKPCVVVAVMKGKEILLLKQSYIFKNSKVLVSGYVTNGESVEETVYREVKEETGITVGDIKYLGSDYLVSKEIVMLTFSAAYIEGEINKSSEVEWVDWGNIDDALCEMSEDEIGKRIVRKLLKEIECEGEKALK